One Thermoplasmata archaeon DNA window includes the following coding sequences:
- a CDS encoding DNA-directed RNA polymerase, translating to MPSGQRRGESMYKIVRREDTVRIPPDRLGEDMDKVIQELARSNFEGKFERGELTVIATNISPVGVGRIIHGDGAVYQKVVYDALVFRPEVQEVVLGQVCEVMKFGAFIHIGPLDGLLHISQIMDDRVEVNEASNRLVGKDTKRELKVGDLVRARIVTMSINERTPRESKIGLTMRQPGLGKLEWLTEEKKEEKKKGEKKKEKGVKSK from the coding sequence ATGCCTTCAGGCCAGCGACGGGGAGAGTCGATGTACAAAATTGTGCGGCGCGAAGACACCGTCCGGATACCTCCGGACAGACTAGGAGAGGATATGGACAAGGTGATTCAGGAGCTCGCGAGGAGCAACTTTGAGGGCAAGTTCGAGCGGGGCGAGCTCACGGTCATCGCTACCAACATATCCCCCGTTGGCGTTGGGCGCATAATCCACGGTGACGGCGCCGTCTACCAAAAAGTGGTCTACGACGCCCTCGTATTCAGGCCCGAGGTTCAAGAGGTCGTGCTGGGCCAGGTGTGCGAGGTAATGAAGTTCGGAGCATTCATTCATATCGGTCCACTCGACGGCCTCCTCCACATCAGCCAGATAATGGACGACAGGGTCGAGGTCAACGAGGCTTCGAACAGGCTTGTGGGCAAGGACACCAAGCGGGAGCTCAAAGTCGGGGATCTAGTTAGAGCGCGAATCGTCACGATGAGCATTAACGAGAGAACCCCGCGTGAGAGCAAAATCGGTCTGACGATGAGGCAGCCGGGTCTCGGAAAGCTGGAGTGGCTGACTGAGGAGAAGAAAGAGGAGAAGAAGAAGGGCGAGAAGAAAAAGGAGAAGGGGGTCAAAAGCAAATGA
- the spt4 gene encoding transcription elongation factor subunit Spt4 — MKACKQCHLIVEEGEECPRCKGALSREWQGYAIIIDYTKSEIAKQIGVSANGTYALKVR, encoded by the coding sequence ATGAAGGCGTGCAAGCAGTGCCATCTGATTGTCGAGGAGGGGGAGGAGTGCCCCCGGTGCAAAGGAGCCCTCTCCCGCGAGTGGCAGGGCTACGCAATCATAATCGACTACACAAAGTCCGAGATAGCGAAGCAGATCGGCGTTTCCGCCAATGGAACCTATGCACTAAAGGTCAGATGA